A window from Tenacibaculum singaporense encodes these proteins:
- a CDS encoding homogentisate 1,2-dioxygenase, whose translation MPFYHKLGKIPHKRHIQFRKEDGSLYYEQLFGTIGFDGMSTNSYHEYRPTMVKEIRKQYSVAPKVAKENNIQSYRFRGFQVQPENDYLKSRKVVLTNSDCNIILAAPKESTKEYFYKNTDADEVIFIHKGTGKLRTMLGNLDFKYGDYLVIPRGIIYKLDFDTEDNRLFIVESYRPVYTPKRYRNWFGQLLEHSPFCERDIRRPEELETHNEKGDFVINVKKQNEIIEMVYATHPFDVVGYDGYNYPYAFSIHDFEPITGRIHQPPPVHQTFETDAFVICSFVPRLYDYHPEAIPAPYNHSNIDSDEVLYYVDGDFMSRNDIDAGHISLHPAGIPHGPHPGATERSIGEKVTEELAVMVDTFKPLKVTEEAMKIADEDYYKSWLE comes from the coding sequence ATGCCTTTTTATCATAAATTAGGAAAAATTCCACATAAGCGACATATTCAGTTTCGTAAAGAAGACGGAAGTTTATATTACGAACAATTATTTGGTACGATTGGTTTTGATGGAATGTCTACTAACAGTTACCATGAATATAGACCAACAATGGTCAAAGAAATTCGTAAACAATATTCGGTAGCACCTAAAGTAGCGAAAGAAAATAATATTCAATCATATCGTTTTAGAGGATTTCAAGTGCAGCCAGAAAATGACTATTTAAAAAGTAGAAAAGTAGTACTTACCAACTCTGACTGTAATATCATTTTAGCGGCTCCAAAAGAGTCTACCAAAGAATATTTTTACAAGAATACTGATGCAGATGAGGTAATTTTTATCCATAAAGGAACAGGGAAGTTACGTACGATGTTAGGTAATTTAGATTTCAAATATGGTGATTATTTAGTAATCCCTCGCGGAATCATATACAAATTAGATTTCGATACGGAAGATAATAGATTGTTTATTGTAGAATCTTATCGTCCAGTATACACTCCAAAAAGATACCGTAACTGGTTTGGCCAATTATTAGAACACTCGCCATTTTGTGAGCGTGATATTCGCAGGCCAGAAGAATTAGAAACACATAACGAAAAAGGAGACTTCGTTATCAATGTAAAAAAACAAAACGAAATTATTGAAATGGTATATGCAACACATCCTTTTGATGTTGTTGGTTATGATGGATATAATTATCCTTATGCTTTTTCAATTCATGATTTTGAACCAATAACAGGACGTATACATCAGCCGCCTCCAGTACATCAAACATTTGAAACAGATGCATTTGTAATCTGTAGTTTTGTGCCTCGTTTATACGATTATCATCCAGAAGCTATTCCAGCACCATACAATCATAGTAATATTGATTCTGACGAAGTATTATACTATGTAGATGGAGATTTTATGAGTAGAAATGATATAGATGCAGGTCATATTTCTTTACATCCAGCAGGTATTCCTCACGGGCCACATCCAGGAGCTACTGAAAGAAGTATTGGAGAAAAAGTAACTGAAGAACTAGCGGTAATGGTTGATACTTTTAAGCCATTAAAAGTAACTGAAGAAGCTATGAAAATAGCAGATGAAGATTATTATAAATCTTGGCTTGAGTAA
- the hppD gene encoding 4-hydroxyphenylpyruvate dioxygenase, producing the protein MSKEIKSVNYGLEKIFEGAQDFLPLLGTDYVEFYVGNAKQAAHFYKTAFGFQSHAYKGLETGSTEEVSYVLKQDKIKLVLTTPLNSKSPINDHIVKHGDGVKVVALWVEDARKAYEETTSRGAKSYMEPTVETDEHGEVVRAGIYTYGETVHMFVERKNYNGTFLPGFQKWESDYNPPAAGLKYIDHMVGNVGWNQMDVWVKWYEDVMGFENFLSFDDKQIHTEYSALMSKVMSNGNGRIKFPINEPAEGKKRSQIEEYLDFYEGAGVQHIAVATDDIIKTVSQLKSQGVEFLSTPPEAYYQAVPGRLEEFSHELREDIEKLKSLGIMIDADEEGYLLQIFTKPVEDRPTLFFEIIQRMGARGFGAGNFKALFESIEREQELRGTL; encoded by the coding sequence ATGTCAAAAGAAATAAAATCAGTAAACTACGGTTTAGAAAAAATATTTGAAGGAGCGCAAGACTTCTTACCACTTTTAGGAACAGATTATGTTGAGTTTTATGTAGGAAACGCAAAACAAGCAGCACATTTTTATAAAACAGCTTTTGGTTTTCAATCACACGCATATAAAGGTTTAGAAACCGGTTCTACAGAAGAAGTAAGTTATGTGTTAAAGCAAGATAAAATTAAATTAGTTTTAACAACACCATTAAATAGTAAATCTCCAATTAATGATCATATTGTAAAACATGGTGATGGAGTTAAAGTGGTAGCGCTTTGGGTAGAAGATGCAAGAAAAGCATACGAAGAAACAACTTCAAGAGGGGCGAAGTCATATATGGAGCCAACTGTTGAAACAGATGAACATGGAGAGGTTGTAAGAGCAGGGATTTACACGTATGGAGAAACAGTTCATATGTTTGTTGAGCGTAAAAACTACAACGGAACATTTTTACCAGGTTTCCAAAAATGGGAGTCAGATTATAATCCACCAGCAGCAGGATTAAAATATATCGACCACATGGTAGGTAATGTTGGTTGGAATCAAATGGATGTTTGGGTAAAATGGTATGAAGATGTAATGGGGTTTGAAAACTTCTTATCATTTGATGATAAACAAATTCATACAGAATACTCGGCTTTAATGAGTAAAGTAATGTCTAACGGAAATGGAAGAATTAAGTTTCCAATTAATGAACCAGCTGAAGGAAAAAAACGTTCTCAAATTGAAGAGTATTTAGATTTTTATGAAGGAGCAGGTGTGCAACATATTGCAGTAGCTACTGACGATATTATAAAAACAGTAAGCCAATTAAAATCTCAAGGAGTAGAGTTTTTATCAACTCCGCCAGAAGCATATTACCAAGCAGTTCCTGGCAGATTGGAAGAATTTAGTCATGAGTTAAGAGAAGATATTGAAAAGCTAAAATCTTTAGGAATTATGATAGATGCTGATGAAGAAGGATACTTATTGCAAATCTTTACAAAACCAGTAGAAGATCGTCCTACATTATTCTTTGAAATCATTCAGCGTATGGGAGCTCGTGGTTTTGGAGCTGGAAACTTTAAAGCATTGTTCGAATCAATTGAAAGAGAACAAGAATTAAGAGGAACTCTGTAA
- a CDS encoding DUF4198 domain-containing protein, which produces MKKSILTILFLTVISNSFAHYLWIETNPTGKLNNEHEIKIRFGEFSEGVIEKVGGDNYNNVKDFTIWLIAPDGSKTSLQTIAKNDYYSTSFIPQQKGTYTIALDNKKIKVFDYTKYDYTIFKPEYHAKARVVVGNSISELRSTNPKGIEIIDVTPKHHKNTDEITLKVLYKNSALKDGEVTLFAEGKWFVKEKTNKKGLVTFKLPKKTMYTVETTHEEKTPGTYKGDDYKIIWHCATYFIDNKL; this is translated from the coding sequence ATGAAAAAATCAATTTTAACAATACTATTTTTAACAGTAATTAGTAATTCGTTTGCTCATTACTTATGGATTGAAACCAACCCTACAGGAAAACTAAACAACGAACACGAAATTAAAATTCGTTTTGGAGAATTTTCTGAAGGTGTTATTGAAAAGGTAGGAGGAGATAACTATAACAATGTAAAAGACTTTACTATTTGGTTAATCGCTCCTGATGGAAGTAAGACCTCTTTACAAACAATCGCTAAAAACGATTACTATAGCACTTCTTTTATTCCACAACAAAAAGGAACCTATACTATTGCTTTAGACAACAAAAAAATAAAAGTGTTTGACTATACAAAATACGATTATACAATCTTTAAACCGGAATATCACGCAAAAGCACGAGTGGTAGTTGGTAACTCAATTAGTGAATTAAGAAGTACAAACCCAAAAGGAATTGAAATTATAGATGTCACTCCAAAACATCATAAAAACACTGATGAAATCACTTTAAAAGTATTGTATAAAAATTCAGCCTTAAAAGATGGGGAAGTTACATTGTTTGCTGAAGGCAAATGGTTTGTAAAAGAAAAAACCAATAAAAAAGGATTGGTTACTTTCAAGTTACCTAAAAAAACTATGTATACAGTAGAAACTACTCATGAAGAAAAAACTCCTGGCACCTACAAAGGAGATGACTATAAAATTATTTGGCACTGTGCTACATATTTCATTGACAACAAACTATAA
- a CDS encoding tryptophan 2,3-dioxygenase family protein, whose product MSKEEILKAIEEKYDKLGVPVEAMLEGLLWSEPITYWDYIQTDALLGLQIPRTTLPDEMVFIMYHQVNELLFKMILWEIDQVAKSEEITAEKFSKHLMRISRYFDMLCSSFTVMGDGMDVDQYLKFRNTLTPASGFQSAQYRKIEFASTDLINLIDARYRDTIDRNSSFKNAYDHLYWQAAGKNYTTGQKTTLLKLFEKKYMGDFIDFMEDYNDCNLSKKFKQLPKEVQENEELIKAMRHYDYTVNVKWVMAHYNAAGKYLGGSDGDLEATGGSNWRKYLHPKYQRRIFFPYLWSQEELKNWGTF is encoded by the coding sequence ATGAGTAAAGAAGAAATATTAAAAGCGATAGAAGAAAAATATGATAAATTAGGAGTTCCTGTTGAAGCAATGCTAGAAGGACTGCTTTGGAGTGAACCTATAACCTATTGGGATTATATACAAACAGATGCACTTTTAGGATTGCAAATCCCTAGAACTACGTTGCCAGATGAAATGGTTTTTATCATGTATCATCAAGTAAACGAATTGTTGTTTAAAATGATTTTGTGGGAAATTGATCAGGTAGCAAAATCTGAAGAAATTACAGCAGAAAAATTTTCAAAACACCTAATGCGCATTAGCCGCTATTTTGATATGTTATGTAGTTCGTTTACAGTAATGGGTGACGGAATGGATGTAGACCAATACTTAAAATTCCGTAACACATTAACACCAGCAAGTGGTTTTCAAAGTGCACAATACCGTAAAATTGAATTTGCATCTACTGATCTTATTAATTTAATAGATGCACGTTATAGAGATACAATTGATAGAAACTCATCATTTAAAAATGCCTATGATCATTTATACTGGCAAGCAGCAGGGAAAAATTATACCACAGGTCAAAAAACAACACTTTTAAAATTGTTTGAGAAGAAGTATATGGGTGATTTTATAGATTTTATGGAAGATTATAATGACTGTAACCTTTCAAAAAAATTCAAGCAATTACCTAAAGAAGTCCAAGAGAATGAAGAGCTAATTAAAGCAATGCGTCATTATGATTACACAGTAAATGTAAAATGGGTAATGGCACATTACAATGCTGCAGGGAAGTATTTAGGAGGAAGTGATGGAGATCTAGAGGCTACAGGAGGAAGTAATTGGCGTAAATATTTACACCCAAAATATCAAAGAAGAATTTTCTTTCCGTACCTGTGGAGTCAAGAAGAATTAAAAAACTGGGGAACTTTTTAA
- a CDS encoding helix-turn-helix domain-containing protein, whose translation MEIAIVNDETLYLKNILQLQNKNINCGITTCVYTVNPSYGSGIITSYYFDGLLITIINARFKHDFLFTSNHNLSSLDLSVLIEGEKIIRSLDSKNDLILEKNESCLLYSNNEENKAFFYRDKPINEIKISMYDSFIQKHQMQDLLSNNKVFGLKKTENFTQQLTPNMEKVVNEILLNSQKGLLKRLFLESKTLELLHLQLAVRTEKASSSNENILKKIYKVEAILQTNLHEQISIQQLARKVLLNQNVLKNEFKKLFDETIFNYSKKLRMEKAKSLLAHTQKPIYEVADMVGYKNPTHFTAAFKKFEKVTPKEFRKNYSSLLKN comes from the coding sequence ATGGAAATTGCCATAGTCAATGATGAAACATTGTATTTAAAAAACATACTACAGTTACAAAATAAAAACATAAACTGTGGTATAACAACCTGTGTCTATACTGTTAATCCTTCATATGGTAGCGGAATCATAACTAGCTACTATTTTGATGGCTTACTAATTACTATAATTAATGCTAGATTTAAACACGATTTTCTTTTTACTTCAAATCATAACTTAAGCTCTTTGGATCTTTCTGTTTTAATAGAAGGGGAAAAAATTATTCGTTCTCTTGATTCCAAAAATGACCTTATTCTTGAAAAGAATGAAAGTTGCCTTCTATACAGTAACAATGAAGAGAACAAAGCCTTTTTTTATAGAGATAAACCTATAAACGAAATTAAAATTAGCATGTATGATTCTTTTATACAAAAACATCAAATGCAGGATCTTTTGTCCAATAACAAGGTATTTGGTTTAAAAAAAACAGAAAACTTTACTCAACAATTAACTCCTAATATGGAGAAAGTTGTTAATGAAATACTTCTTAATTCACAAAAAGGGTTGCTTAAACGTCTTTTTTTAGAATCAAAAACGTTAGAATTACTACATCTACAATTAGCCGTTCGTACAGAAAAAGCAAGCAGCTCTAATGAAAATATTCTTAAGAAAATATATAAGGTAGAAGCTATACTTCAAACAAATCTACACGAACAAATATCCATACAGCAACTTGCTCGTAAGGTGCTTTTGAATCAAAATGTTTTAAAAAATGAGTTTAAAAAATTGTTCGATGAAACAATTTTCAATTATTCTAAAAAATTAAGAATGGAGAAGGCTAAAAGCTTATTAGCTCATACTCAAAAACCTATTTATGAAGTAGCTGATATGGTAGGATATAAAAACCCTACCCATTTTACAGCTGCTTTTAAAAAGTTTGAAAAAGTAACTCCTAAAGAGTTTAGAAAGAATTATTCTTCTCTTCTTAAAAACTAG
- a CDS encoding DUF3108 domain-containing protein: MRKRILFFTFLVVAQSFFAQSEPRAYKSGEWLRFDMSYSGFLKAGTAVLQLKEKSLNNQKVLHAVGTGKTTGVISWFFKVEDRYESYFGIDKVEPYLFKRKIDEGGHKKNRHITFNHKKNTAYVQDFRKQKDTLISVNSPQDMISTFYFLRSQNTKNLRKGDEIKLDMFFDNKSYPFKLRFLGHETLKTKFGKVKTQKFRPLVQAGRVFKAKESVTIWISADDNKIPIKMKASLAVGSLRAELDAYKGLANPFEIVVD; this comes from the coding sequence ATGAGAAAAAGAATATTGTTTTTTACATTTTTAGTCGTTGCACAAAGTTTTTTTGCACAAAGTGAACCAAGAGCATACAAAAGTGGAGAATGGCTTCGTTTTGATATGAGTTATAGTGGGTTCTTAAAAGCTGGAACAGCGGTTTTACAACTAAAAGAAAAGAGTTTAAATAATCAGAAAGTACTACATGCTGTAGGAACAGGTAAAACAACAGGTGTGATTAGTTGGTTTTTTAAAGTTGAAGATAGGTACGAAAGTTACTTTGGAATTGATAAAGTTGAACCTTATTTATTCAAAAGAAAAATAGATGAAGGAGGTCATAAAAAGAACCGTCATATAACTTTCAACCATAAAAAAAACACAGCGTACGTACAGGATTTTCGTAAGCAAAAAGACACATTAATTTCTGTTAATTCTCCTCAAGATATGATTTCTACCTTCTATTTTTTAAGAAGTCAGAATACTAAAAACTTAAGAAAAGGAGATGAGATTAAACTTGATATGTTTTTTGACAATAAAAGTTACCCATTTAAATTACGATTCTTAGGGCACGAAACCTTAAAAACAAAGTTTGGTAAGGTTAAAACACAAAAGTTTAGGCCATTGGTTCAGGCTGGTAGAGTTTTTAAGGCAAAAGAAAGTGTTACTATTTGGATTTCAGCAGATGATAATAAAATACCAATAAAAATGAAGGCTTCCTTAGCTGTAGGTTCATTGCGCGCAGAATTAGATGCCTATAAAGGTTTAGCAAACCCTTTTGAGATAGTGGTTGATTAA
- a CDS encoding PepSY-associated TM helix domain-containing protein — MSNRNYNVFFNTHTVSGIVISVALYVIFFTGSFALFKDEIEAWEDGKHSQNIARENINYDFLLKKLSENYHLTSRDIRFYLGHKSDNIYVLTSAAKDTVNIPDEAKYQNYQAINIHTGETASYVEKYGLGEFLYRLHFFTQIPIIGIYLAGFVSLFFLFAIVTGVIVHWKKIITNFYQFDPKIALKRVWTDAHTALGIIGLPFQFMYAVTAAYFCLSLFVLLPANFLYGGDQNKLMEDLRPDRTSYEWTAKTDKEIPSVNQFVKENANRWSHFNSNYVLIKNYGGNNMKYCLIGELDYKERFLSSGMVIYDFETDKTSVVRNPNESKYTDDIQLSVSRLHYGNFGGIAVKVIYFILALITCFVIITGVLIWIETRNKKSMSLKQRLYTAKVGHIYLAICLSLFPVIALFFLVVKLLPEAYQTQKMSILYTWFFVIWLLATIFFRFKRNNYLTNKTTLIAGAVLGFLVPIASGIVSNNWIWNTYKAKQFDILTVDLLWIGISITALFIYLKIKPEAKAKSAFTKHPIDYKNRKHLLAEEAQKTTKDLTNQKKQLLNNKNHIPMRTKIIILWIFLAIGWIVHHIYGLFNIYYNETLVMEGATGEAPFIHHIYRILFEGMCLLFGLLTIEVSKKWFKITSLVWASIAGLYNVYHLFEAIIHEASNLSEIFMLLLVAISSIFLIINIYKWIKNI; from the coding sequence ATGAGTAACAGAAATTACAATGTGTTTTTCAATACACATACCGTTAGTGGTATTGTTATAAGTGTAGCCTTATATGTGATTTTTTTTACAGGATCTTTTGCCCTTTTTAAAGATGAAATAGAAGCTTGGGAAGACGGTAAGCATTCGCAAAATATTGCTCGAGAAAATATTAACTATGACTTTTTATTAAAAAAACTTTCAGAAAATTATCATTTAACGAGTAGAGATATTCGTTTTTATTTGGGGCATAAAAGTGACAACATTTATGTGTTAACCTCAGCTGCAAAAGATACAGTAAACATTCCTGATGAAGCAAAATACCAAAACTATCAAGCTATAAATATTCATACTGGTGAAACAGCTAGTTATGTAGAGAAATATGGATTAGGAGAATTTTTATACCGCTTGCATTTCTTTACACAAATACCTATTATTGGAATTTACCTTGCTGGTTTTGTTTCCTTATTCTTTTTATTTGCCATTGTTACTGGTGTGATTGTACATTGGAAAAAAATCATTACAAACTTTTACCAATTTGATCCCAAAATTGCTTTAAAAAGAGTCTGGACAGACGCACATACCGCATTAGGTATTATTGGACTTCCTTTTCAATTTATGTATGCTGTTACTGCTGCTTATTTCTGTTTAAGTCTTTTTGTTTTGCTTCCTGCTAATTTTTTATATGGTGGAGATCAAAATAAACTAATGGAAGATTTACGTCCAGACCGTACATCTTATGAATGGACTGCTAAAACAGATAAAGAAATTCCAAGTGTAAACCAGTTTGTAAAAGAAAACGCTAACCGCTGGTCTCATTTTAATTCTAATTATGTTTTAATAAAAAACTATGGCGGTAACAACATGAAATATTGCTTAATTGGTGAGCTAGATTATAAAGAACGTTTTTTAAGTTCGGGAATGGTGATTTACGATTTTGAAACTGATAAAACTTCTGTTGTAAGAAATCCTAATGAAAGTAAGTATACAGATGACATCCAGCTTTCTGTAAGCCGCCTACATTATGGTAATTTCGGGGGTATTGCTGTAAAAGTTATTTACTTTATCCTAGCACTTATTACTTGTTTTGTAATTATTACTGGTGTGCTCATATGGATAGAAACTCGTAATAAGAAAAGTATGAGTTTAAAACAGCGTTTATACACAGCTAAAGTAGGACATATTTATCTTGCTATTTGTTTGTCATTATTTCCTGTTATTGCCTTATTTTTCTTGGTGGTAAAATTGTTACCCGAAGCTTATCAAACTCAAAAAATGAGCATTTTATATACTTGGTTTTTTGTTATTTGGTTACTAGCTACCATTTTCTTCAGATTTAAACGAAATAATTACCTCACAAATAAAACTACTTTAATAGCAGGAGCTGTACTTGGTTTTTTAGTTCCAATTGCTAGTGGTATTGTTTCTAATAACTGGATTTGGAACACGTATAAAGCTAAACAATTTGACATTCTTACAGTTGATTTGTTATGGATAGGTATCTCAATTACTGCGTTATTTATCTACCTTAAAATTAAACCAGAAGCAAAAGCTAAAAGTGCCTTTACAAAGCATCCTATAGATTATAAAAATCGCAAACATTTATTAGCTGAAGAAGCACAAAAGACAACTAAAGATTTAACTAACCAGAAAAAGCAACTATTAAACAATAAAAATCACATACCTATGAGAACAAAAATTATAATCCTTTGGATATTTTTAGCAATTGGCTGGATAGTTCACCATATATATGGACTATTCAATATATACTACAATGAAACTTTAGTAATGGAAGGCGCAACAGGTGAAGCTCCTTTTATACATCACATATATCGCATCTTATTTGAAGGAATGTGTTTGCTTTTTGGTTTACTAACTATTGAAGTTTCTAAGAAATGGTTTAAAATAACTTCGTTAGTTTGGGCTAGTATTGCTGGTTTATATAACGTATATCATTTGTTTGAAGCCATTATCCATGAAGCGAGTAACCTCTCTGAAATATTCATGCTCCTTTTAGTAGCTATATCAAGTATCTTTTTAATCATTAATATTTATAAATGGATTAAAAATATTTAA
- a CDS encoding TonB-dependent receptor domain-containing protein, producing MKKIIPVSLVLFLFITTTLVAQNNSIKGIIISDNNDFLTSVNITLTPTDKGLVSNEKGEFEFKNLKKGKYVVNLSMVGFERKTITVKLKGNESKNLGKIILKEAIDQLDEVTINGVKNRYSKNNVSNSLRLKTPIKQLPQNVQVVGSEILQDQLVTNMLEGAFKNVSGVSNIEHWGHFARVNMRGFRLPAFRNGVNIQDSWGPLSEDTFMVDRIEFVKGPSGFMMAAGEPGGFYNVVTKKPTEEKIGYVNLMAGSFDTYRAAADFGGALTSDKRLLARLNLLYQNTGSHRKFEDTERIGIAPSLSYKITDKTNFLTEFSFQKLNTLIGAAYIFGPVDKGFGSLPKDFTMVDSNFPDTDIKEVSLLNQLTHNFNENWSVEAKYVTMLYTQEGASAWLGSIQNNGDAIRSVSIWDAISESEYFQLYTNGKFNTGAVSHKIMGGFDYTDKEYFADFSQAGTVDSPANPFNIYNPTYGDRVFPVFDRSTPLKERASLYTYGTKINSLYAQDEIGFLENKIRLTLAGRYTELQPKGDITTKKFTPRIGLSADITPQITAYGLYDQSFLANDAIDNTGKRFDPIEGTIYEAGLKTNWLNGKINASLSAYIINKNNMTTSDPTDPTRQFSILLGEVESKGFEFDMQAHITSELDLLLNYANTNVEIAKSDIPNTVGTRIAGHAKHITNGWLNYNFNENSALKGFGLSLGYQYLVDRSSWAWNADNKTELPDYFRMDGGIHWKNNKLRVALNINNILNKHLYSGANYGTYLYWQSEPGINGRVSLTYNLF from the coding sequence ATGAAAAAAATTATACCTGTATCGTTGGTATTGTTTTTATTTATTACGACAACATTAGTTGCCCAAAACAATTCTATTAAAGGAATCATCATATCAGACAATAATGATTTCCTTACTTCAGTAAACATAACTTTAACTCCAACTGACAAAGGACTCGTCAGCAACGAAAAAGGAGAGTTTGAATTCAAAAACTTAAAAAAAGGTAAATATGTAGTTAACTTATCAATGGTTGGTTTTGAAAGAAAAACAATTACCGTAAAACTTAAGGGTAACGAATCTAAAAATCTTGGTAAAATTATTCTTAAAGAGGCTATTGATCAATTAGATGAAGTTACGATTAATGGAGTAAAAAACAGATATTCTAAAAACAATGTTTCAAATTCTTTACGCTTAAAAACTCCAATTAAACAATTACCGCAAAATGTTCAAGTAGTAGGTTCAGAAATATTACAAGATCAACTTGTTACAAACATGCTAGAAGGTGCTTTTAAAAATGTTAGTGGTGTTAGTAATATAGAGCATTGGGGACATTTTGCTCGTGTTAACATGCGCGGATTCAGATTACCTGCTTTTAGGAATGGAGTGAACATCCAAGATTCTTGGGGACCATTATCCGAAGATACTTTTATGGTAGATCGTATTGAATTTGTTAAAGGACCTTCTGGTTTTATGATGGCTGCTGGTGAACCTGGTGGTTTTTACAATGTAGTAACCAAAAAACCTACAGAAGAAAAAATTGGATATGTAAACTTAATGGCTGGTAGTTTTGACACTTATAGAGCGGCGGCTGACTTTGGTGGTGCTTTAACAAGCGACAAACGTTTATTAGCTCGTTTAAATCTTTTATATCAAAATACAGGAAGTCATAGAAAGTTTGAAGATACCGAACGTATTGGTATCGCTCCTTCTTTATCTTATAAAATAACAGATAAAACAAACTTCTTAACCGAATTTTCTTTCCAAAAACTTAACACTCTTATTGGTGCAGCTTATATATTTGGTCCTGTTGATAAAGGGTTTGGTAGCCTACCAAAAGATTTTACTATGGTTGATAGTAATTTCCCAGATACTGACATTAAAGAAGTTAGTTTACTAAACCAACTAACTCATAACTTTAACGAAAACTGGTCAGTGGAAGCAAAATATGTAACAATGCTTTACACACAAGAAGGGGCTTCTGCATGGTTAGGTAGTATACAAAATAATGGTGATGCTATTAGAAGTGTAAGCATTTGGGATGCTATTTCTGAAAGTGAATATTTCCAGTTATACACTAACGGAAAATTCAACACAGGTGCTGTTAGCCATAAAATTATGGGAGGCTTTGATTATACTGACAAAGAGTATTTTGCTGATTTTAGTCAAGCTGGTACGGTAGACTCTCCTGCTAATCCATTCAATATTTATAACCCAACTTATGGAGATAGAGTTTTTCCAGTATTTGATAGAAGTACTCCTTTAAAAGAACGCGCTAGTTTATATACTTACGGAACTAAAATTAATTCTTTGTATGCACAAGATGAAATAGGGTTTTTAGAGAATAAAATACGTTTAACATTAGCGGGTAGGTATACTGAATTACAGCCTAAAGGGGATATTACCACTAAAAAATTTACTCCTAGAATTGGTTTAAGTGCTGATATTACTCCGCAAATTACCGCTTATGGATTATACGACCAATCATTCTTAGCAAATGATGCTATTGATAATACAGGAAAGAGGTTTGACCCTATTGAAGGAACTATTTACGAAGCTGGTTTAAAAACCAATTGGTTAAACGGTAAAATAAACGCTTCATTAAGTGCATATATTATCAATAAAAATAACATGACTACAAGTGATCCTACCGATCCTACTCGTCAGTTTAGCATTTTACTTGGAGAAGTAGAGTCGAAAGGTTTTGAATTTGATATGCAAGCACACATTACAAGTGAATTAGACTTATTGTTAAATTACGCAAATACAAATGTTGAGATTGCAAAGTCTGACATTCCAAATACAGTAGGAACAAGAATTGCTGGACATGCAAAACATATCACTAATGGGTGGTTAAATTATAACTTTAATGAAAATTCAGCTCTGAAAGGTTTTGGTCTTTCTCTAGGATATCAATATTTAGTAGATAGATCTTCTTGGGCTTGGAACGCAGACAACAAAACAGAATTACCTGACTATTTTAGAATGGATGGTGGTATTCATTGGAAGAACAACAAATTACGTGTTGCTTTAAATATCAACAATATTTTAAACAAACATTTGTATTCTGGTGCAAACTACGGAACGTACTTATACTGGCAATCTGAACCAGGAATTAACGGTAGAGTATCTCTTACTTACAACTTATTCTAA